A portion of the Glycine max cultivar Williams 82 chromosome 10, Glycine_max_v4.0, whole genome shotgun sequence genome contains these proteins:
- the LOC100802878 gene encoding lon protease homolog 1, mitochondrial isoform X1 gives MLKLIASSRIHRVHPTVLRPAHHSASPLLRVLSSLGGLSWRNANVGGRYFFCSDSSDGSDHVVDAGVQAAEESESKASAIVPTYPRPEDYLTVLALPLIHRPLFPGFYMPVFVKDPKLLAALQESRERQAPYAGAFLLKDEPEADPSVVSSSDADKNVYDLKGKELFNRLHEVGTLAQISSIHGDQVILIGHRRLRITEMVSEDPLTVKVDHLKDKTYNKDDDIIKATSFEVISTLRDVLKTSSLWRDHVQTYTKHIGDFTYPRLADFGAAISGANKLQCQQVLEELDVYKRLKLTLELVKKEMEISKIQESIAKAIEEKISGEQRRYLLNEQLKAIKKELGLETDDKTALTGKFRERIEPKREKCPPHILQVIDEELAKLQLLEASSSEFSVTRNYLDWLTALPWGEYSDENFDVTRAQKILDEDHYGLTDVKERILEFIAVGKLRGTSQGKIICLSGPPGVGKTSIGRSIARALNRKFFRFSVGGLADVAEIKGHRRTYIGAMPGKIVQCLKNVGTSNPLVLIDEIDKLGRGHAGDPASALLELLDPEQNANFLDHYLDVTIDLSKVLFVCTANVVEMIPNPLLDRMEVVAIAGYITDEKMHIARDYLEKTTREACGIKPEQVEVTDAALLALIENYCRESGVRNLQKHIEKIYRKIALQLVRQGEMIDATMLPIKDKVDSDELGQNAVQNKNSELVEGIDPEKESETSDEIHKVQSSDQSQCLEVAKESGGDKEIETKTIEQVLVDESNLTDFVGKPVFHAERIYDQTPVGVVMGLAWTAMGGSTLYIETTFVEEGEGKGTLHLTGQLGDVMKESAQIAHTVARRILLEREPENPFFANSKLHLHVPAGATPKDGPSAGSTMTTSLLSLAMKKPVKKDLAMTGEVTLTGKILPIGGVKEKTIAARRSEVKTIIFPSANRRDFDELAPNVKEGLDVHFVDDYMQIFNLAFDDEQSQNIK, from the exons ATGTTGAAGCTCATTGCATCCTCGCGCATCCACCGGGTGCACCCCACGGTGCTCCGTCCCGCACACCATTCCGCCTCGCCGCTGCTCAGAGTGCTGAGTTCTCTCGGCGGGTTAAGCTGGAGAAACGCTAATGTTGGAGGCAGGTATTTTTTCTGTTCCGATTCCAGCGACGGCTCCGATCACGTCGTTGACGCCGGAGTCCAGGCCGCCGAGGAGTCCGAGTCAAAGGCCTCCGCTATCGTTCCCACATATCCCAGACCCGAAGATTATCTCACT GTTTTGGCATTACCATTGATACACAGACCACTTTTCCCAGGATTTTACATGCCAGTCTTTGTTAAG GATCCCAAATTATTGGCAGCTTTACAGGAAAGTCGAGAACGACAAGCCCCGTATGCTGGTGCTTTCCTCCTTAAGGACGAGCCGGAGGCTGATCCCAGTGTAGTATCTAGTTCTGACGCAGATAAAAATGTATATgatttaaaaggaaaagagttgTTTAACCGTCTTCACGAAGTTGGGACTCTTGCTCAG ATTTCAAGTATCCATGGGGATCAGGTGATCCTGATTGGTCATCGGCGTCTACGCATAACAGAGATG GTTAGTGAGGATCCACTTACTGTAAAAGTCGATCATCTCAAG GATAAAACTTACAACAAAGACGATGATATTATAAAGGCCACATCTTTCGAGGTTATATCAACCCTAAGAGATGTTCTTAAAACAAGTTCCCTTTGGAGAGATCATGTTCAGACTTACACTAAG CATATAGGTGATTTTACTTATCCAAGGCTTGCAGATTTTGGTGCTGCAATATCTGGGGCAAATAAATTGCAATGCCAACAAGTTCTTGAAGAGCTAGAT GTGTATAAGCGATTAAAACTTACACTGGAGTTGGTAAAGAAAGAGATGGAAATCAGCAAGATTCAG GAATCAATTGCAAAAGCAATTGAAGAAAAGATAAGTGGTGAGCAGCGCCGTTACTTGTTAAATGAGCAGCTTAAGGCCATAAAGAAG GAACTGGGACTGGAGACTGATGACAAAACAGCTCTTACTG GTAAATTCAGGGAAAGGATTGagccaaagagagaaaaatgccCGCCTCATATTTTACAAGTTATAGATGAAGAACTTGCAAAGCTACAGCTGTTGGAGGCTAGTTCTAGTGAATTCAGTGTTACCCGTAACTACTTGGACTGGTTGACTGCACTGCCTTGGGGTGAATACAG TGATGAGAACTTTGATGTTACTCGGGCACAAAAGATTCTTGATGAAGACCATTATGGATTAACTGATGTGAAGGAAAGGATACTGGAATTCATAGCTGTTGGGAAATTAAGAGGGACTTCACAAG GGAAAATTATCTGTCTTTCTGGTCCACCTGGAGTGGGCAAAACAAGTATTGGTCGTTCAATTGCACGTGCCTTGAACCGTAAGTTCTTCCGATTCTCTGTAGGAGGATTAGCTGATGTGGCTGAAATCAAG ggTCATCGTCGAACTTATATTGGTGCTATGCCAGGGAAGATAGTACAATGCCTTAAGAATGTGGGCACATCCAACCCCCTTGTTTTGATTGATGAGATTGACAAA TTGGGCAGAGGACATGCTGGTGATCCAGCGAGTGCTTTGTTAGAGCTTCTGGATCCAGAGCAGAATGCTAATTTTCTTGACCACTATCTTGATGTTACCATTGATCTATCAAAG GTTCTTTTTGTTTGCACTGCAAATGTTGTTGAAATGATACCTAATCCCCTGTTGGATAGAATGGAGGTTGTTGCTATTGCTGGGTATATTACTGATGAGAAAATGCACATTGCTAGAGATTATCTGGAGAAGACCACTCGTGAAGCTTGTGGAATAAAGCCTGAACAA GTGGAAGTGACTGATGCTGCTCTTCTTGCcctaattgaaaattactgCCGAGAATCAGGGGTCAGGAATCTTCAAAAGCACATAGAGAAAATTTACCGAAAG ATAGCGCTACAACTTGTGAGGCAAGGGGAGATGATTGATGCTACCATGCTACCAATAAAAGACAAAGTTGACTCTGATGAATTAGGTCAAAATGCAGTTCAAAATAAGAACTCTGAGTTGGTGGAGGGTATCGATCCTGAAAAAGAGAGTGAAACATCTGATGAAATTCATAAGGTGCAATCATCTGATCAATCTCAATGTCTCGAG GTTGCAAAAGAAAGTGGGGGAGATAAGGAAATTGAAACAAAGACTATTGAACAAGTATTGGTTGATGAATCTAATTTAACTGACTTTGTTGGCAAGCCTGTCTTCCATGCTGAGCGCATCTATGATCAGACACCTGTTGGTGTTGTTATGGGTCTTGCCTGGACTGCAATGGGTGGTTCCACACTGTATATAGAGACCACATTTGTTGAAGAAGGGGAGGGAAAAGGAACACTGCACCTCACTGGTCAATTAGGAGATGTGATGAAAGAAAGTGCTCAGATAGCTCACACGGTTGCCCGAAGAATACTACTGGAAAGAGAACCAGAAAATCCTTTCTTTGCAAATTCAAAACTACACCTCCATGTCCCTGCAGGGGCTACACCAAAGGATGGACCAAGTGCTGGTTCCACGATGACCACTTCATTGTTGTCCCTTGCCATGAAGAAACCTGTGAAGAAGGATCTAGCAATGACTGGGGAAGTGACACTTACGGGGAAGATTCTTCCCATTGGCGGC GTTAAAGAGAAAACCATAGCCGCAAGAAGGAGCGAAGTTAAGACTATTATATTCCCTTCAGCTAACAGGAGAGATTTTGATGAGCTAGCACCTAATGTGAAAGAAGGTCTTGATGTTCATTTTGTTGATGACTACATGCAGATCTTTAATTTGGCTTTTGATGATGAGCAATCTCAGAATATAAAGTAA
- the LOC100802878 gene encoding lon protease homolog 1, mitochondrial isoform X2 has product MLKLIASSRIHRVHPTVLRPAHHSASPLLRVLSSLGGLSWRNANVGGRYFFCSDSSDGSDHVVDAGVQAAEESESKASAIVPTYPRPEDYLTVLALPLIHRPLFPGFYMPVFVKDPKLLAALQESRERQAPYAGAFLLKDEPEADPSVVSSSDADKNVYDLKGKELFNRLHEVGTLAQISSIHGDQVILIGHRRLRITEMVSEDPLTVKVDHLKDKTYNKDDDIIKATSFEVISTLRDVLKTSSLWRDHVQTYTKHIGDFTYPRLADFGAAISGANKLQCQQVLEELDVYKRLKLTLELVKKEMEISKIQESIAKAIEEKISGEQRRYLLNEQLKAIKKELGLETDDKTALTGKFRERIEPKREKCPPHILQVIDEELAKLQLLEASSSEFSVTRNYLDWLTALPWGEYSDENFDVTRAQKILDEDHYGLTDVKERILEFIAVGKLRGTSQGKIICLSGPPGVGKTSIGRSIARALNRKFFRFSVGGLADVAEIKGHRRTYIGAMPGKIVQCLKNVGTSNPLVLIDEIDKLGRGHAGDPASALLELLDPEQNANFLDHYLDVTIDLSKVLFVCTANVVEMIPNPLLDRMEVVAIAGYITDEKMHIARDYLEKTTREACGIKPEQVEVTDAALLALIENYCRESGVRNLQKHIEKIYRKIALQLVRQGEMIDATMLPIKDKVDSDELGQNAVQNKNSELVEGIDPEKESETSDEIHKVAKESGGDKEIETKTIEQVLVDESNLTDFVGKPVFHAERIYDQTPVGVVMGLAWTAMGGSTLYIETTFVEEGEGKGTLHLTGQLGDVMKESAQIAHTVARRILLEREPENPFFANSKLHLHVPAGATPKDGPSAGSTMTTSLLSLAMKKPVKKDLAMTGEVTLTGKILPIGGVKEKTIAARRSEVKTIIFPSANRRDFDELAPNVKEGLDVHFVDDYMQIFNLAFDDEQSQNIK; this is encoded by the exons ATGTTGAAGCTCATTGCATCCTCGCGCATCCACCGGGTGCACCCCACGGTGCTCCGTCCCGCACACCATTCCGCCTCGCCGCTGCTCAGAGTGCTGAGTTCTCTCGGCGGGTTAAGCTGGAGAAACGCTAATGTTGGAGGCAGGTATTTTTTCTGTTCCGATTCCAGCGACGGCTCCGATCACGTCGTTGACGCCGGAGTCCAGGCCGCCGAGGAGTCCGAGTCAAAGGCCTCCGCTATCGTTCCCACATATCCCAGACCCGAAGATTATCTCACT GTTTTGGCATTACCATTGATACACAGACCACTTTTCCCAGGATTTTACATGCCAGTCTTTGTTAAG GATCCCAAATTATTGGCAGCTTTACAGGAAAGTCGAGAACGACAAGCCCCGTATGCTGGTGCTTTCCTCCTTAAGGACGAGCCGGAGGCTGATCCCAGTGTAGTATCTAGTTCTGACGCAGATAAAAATGTATATgatttaaaaggaaaagagttgTTTAACCGTCTTCACGAAGTTGGGACTCTTGCTCAG ATTTCAAGTATCCATGGGGATCAGGTGATCCTGATTGGTCATCGGCGTCTACGCATAACAGAGATG GTTAGTGAGGATCCACTTACTGTAAAAGTCGATCATCTCAAG GATAAAACTTACAACAAAGACGATGATATTATAAAGGCCACATCTTTCGAGGTTATATCAACCCTAAGAGATGTTCTTAAAACAAGTTCCCTTTGGAGAGATCATGTTCAGACTTACACTAAG CATATAGGTGATTTTACTTATCCAAGGCTTGCAGATTTTGGTGCTGCAATATCTGGGGCAAATAAATTGCAATGCCAACAAGTTCTTGAAGAGCTAGAT GTGTATAAGCGATTAAAACTTACACTGGAGTTGGTAAAGAAAGAGATGGAAATCAGCAAGATTCAG GAATCAATTGCAAAAGCAATTGAAGAAAAGATAAGTGGTGAGCAGCGCCGTTACTTGTTAAATGAGCAGCTTAAGGCCATAAAGAAG GAACTGGGACTGGAGACTGATGACAAAACAGCTCTTACTG GTAAATTCAGGGAAAGGATTGagccaaagagagaaaaatgccCGCCTCATATTTTACAAGTTATAGATGAAGAACTTGCAAAGCTACAGCTGTTGGAGGCTAGTTCTAGTGAATTCAGTGTTACCCGTAACTACTTGGACTGGTTGACTGCACTGCCTTGGGGTGAATACAG TGATGAGAACTTTGATGTTACTCGGGCACAAAAGATTCTTGATGAAGACCATTATGGATTAACTGATGTGAAGGAAAGGATACTGGAATTCATAGCTGTTGGGAAATTAAGAGGGACTTCACAAG GGAAAATTATCTGTCTTTCTGGTCCACCTGGAGTGGGCAAAACAAGTATTGGTCGTTCAATTGCACGTGCCTTGAACCGTAAGTTCTTCCGATTCTCTGTAGGAGGATTAGCTGATGTGGCTGAAATCAAG ggTCATCGTCGAACTTATATTGGTGCTATGCCAGGGAAGATAGTACAATGCCTTAAGAATGTGGGCACATCCAACCCCCTTGTTTTGATTGATGAGATTGACAAA TTGGGCAGAGGACATGCTGGTGATCCAGCGAGTGCTTTGTTAGAGCTTCTGGATCCAGAGCAGAATGCTAATTTTCTTGACCACTATCTTGATGTTACCATTGATCTATCAAAG GTTCTTTTTGTTTGCACTGCAAATGTTGTTGAAATGATACCTAATCCCCTGTTGGATAGAATGGAGGTTGTTGCTATTGCTGGGTATATTACTGATGAGAAAATGCACATTGCTAGAGATTATCTGGAGAAGACCACTCGTGAAGCTTGTGGAATAAAGCCTGAACAA GTGGAAGTGACTGATGCTGCTCTTCTTGCcctaattgaaaattactgCCGAGAATCAGGGGTCAGGAATCTTCAAAAGCACATAGAGAAAATTTACCGAAAG ATAGCGCTACAACTTGTGAGGCAAGGGGAGATGATTGATGCTACCATGCTACCAATAAAAGACAAAGTTGACTCTGATGAATTAGGTCAAAATGCAGTTCAAAATAAGAACTCTGAGTTGGTGGAGGGTATCGATCCTGAAAAAGAGAGTGAAACATCTGATGAAATTCATAAG GTTGCAAAAGAAAGTGGGGGAGATAAGGAAATTGAAACAAAGACTATTGAACAAGTATTGGTTGATGAATCTAATTTAACTGACTTTGTTGGCAAGCCTGTCTTCCATGCTGAGCGCATCTATGATCAGACACCTGTTGGTGTTGTTATGGGTCTTGCCTGGACTGCAATGGGTGGTTCCACACTGTATATAGAGACCACATTTGTTGAAGAAGGGGAGGGAAAAGGAACACTGCACCTCACTGGTCAATTAGGAGATGTGATGAAAGAAAGTGCTCAGATAGCTCACACGGTTGCCCGAAGAATACTACTGGAAAGAGAACCAGAAAATCCTTTCTTTGCAAATTCAAAACTACACCTCCATGTCCCTGCAGGGGCTACACCAAAGGATGGACCAAGTGCTGGTTCCACGATGACCACTTCATTGTTGTCCCTTGCCATGAAGAAACCTGTGAAGAAGGATCTAGCAATGACTGGGGAAGTGACACTTACGGGGAAGATTCTTCCCATTGGCGGC GTTAAAGAGAAAACCATAGCCGCAAGAAGGAGCGAAGTTAAGACTATTATATTCCCTTCAGCTAACAGGAGAGATTTTGATGAGCTAGCACCTAATGTGAAAGAAGGTCTTGATGTTCATTTTGTTGATGACTACATGCAGATCTTTAATTTGGCTTTTGATGATGAGCAATCTCAGAATATAAAGTAA
- the LOC100787534 gene encoding uncharacterized protein has translation MAHSTGSDDSVCQGFALTTQQEIAMANSYQYNSSDNQFLYFSYLRDEDHHQYIDDDDDEQTAYKRALKEFSQLPPLLGLKITMTPEMLQPTKTSQVAANNKVEKLKAVQFPMDMLRIGYFKIEAKYPYELVAKCYYARQKLIWEILHDGLKFKIEIHCQNISAIRAVMEENSPGILEIELDKVPSFFREIDPKPKKHTTWTISHDFTDGQASEYRRHYLQFPHGVLDQHYIKLLQSDNRLLELSLRPFPSSHFAYFSSHLDQGTTQFSFGHDPHAIAYTYSLML, from the exons ATGGCGCACAGCACTGGATCCGATGACAGTGTTTGCCAAGGATTCGCCCTCACTACTCAACAGGAGATTGCTATGGCTAATTCATATCAATATAACTCTTCAGATAAtcagtttttgtatttttcatacCTTCGCGACGAAGACCACCACCAAtatattgatgatgatgatgatgaacaaactgcatataaaagg GCCTTGAAAGAGTTTTCCCAGCTTCCACCACTCCTCGGGTTGAAAATCACTATGACACCTGAAATGCTGCAGCCAACCAAGACAAGCCAAGTTGCAGCCAATAACAAGGTTGAGAAACTAAAGGCTGTGCAGTTTCCAATGGATATGCTCAGGATCGGCTATTTTAAG ATTGAGGCTAAGTATCCTTATGAATTGGTAGCTAAGTGTTATTATGCAAGACAAAAATTGATCTGGGAGATATTACATGATGGTTTGAAGTTCAAGATTGAAATACACTGCCAGAATATATCGGCCATTCGAGCTGTTATGGAGGAAAATTCACCTGGAATACTGGAAATTGAG CTAGACAAAGTACCGTCGTTCTTTCGCGAGATTGATCCAAAGCCTAAAAAACATACTACGTGGACTATATCTCATGACTTCACCGATGGTCAAGCTTCAGAATACCG GAGGCACTATCTTCAATTTCCTCATGGAGTTCTTGACCAACACTACATAAAGCTATTGCAAAGCGATAATCGATTGTTAGAATTGAGCCTAAGACCTTTTCCTAGTTCACATTTTGCTTATTTTAGTTCACATTTAGATCAAGGAACGACTCAATTTTCTTTTGGTCATGATCCACATGCCATTGCCTATACCTACTCCCTTATGCTCTGA